One region of Chryseobacterium sp. C-71 genomic DNA includes:
- a CDS encoding murein hydrolase activator EnvC: MIKKFSFLIGILLFSLHFGQKKEQLQQQNAELKKQIAKINTDLAKTRNESKLSISYLTSVNQKLALREKVYNNTQKEKRFIEDEIYLRQLEINRQNRELAVLRKNYAQVLVNAYKNKGVQNKVTFILSSKGFGEAMRRVQYLKQYSDYQDKKAAEITNAAVELKKSVEKKRRSAVEKENLLVNQQKDLTTISVERKQKEQLVNEFKKNESKLAGELKQKQTQSKALEGQIRSIIAEEIRRAKAEEESRKKAEAEKIRLAKIASDREKARIDAENKAKAEALERERKLAEAEAKKAAEFAAKRAEDERKRNEEAAKSEASAKDEARKIAAKKASDDAALKSREAANKLAAARAAEAALEKKTDDDKKAAETKALTNYGVSTSAGNNFAANKGRLAMPAYGTITHRFGRQPHPVFKNIVEENNGIKISVAKGTSAKAIFPGTVSQIMPAADGTKTVLIKHGDYFSIYSNLSSNTVSKGQQVSAGTTLGTVAQDFDGSFTLDFQIWRGDTPVDPLGWVSN; this comes from the coding sequence ATGATTAAAAAATTTAGCTTTTTAATAGGAATTCTGCTGTTCTCGTTGCACTTTGGGCAAAAGAAAGAGCAATTACAGCAACAAAATGCCGAGCTTAAAAAACAAATTGCAAAAATAAATACTGATCTAGCAAAAACAAGAAATGAGTCTAAGCTTTCCATATCTTATCTCACAAGTGTTAATCAGAAATTAGCCTTAAGAGAAAAGGTTTATAACAATACTCAAAAAGAGAAAAGATTTATAGAAGATGAAATTTATCTTCGTCAGCTTGAAATAAATAGACAAAATCGTGAGTTAGCCGTTTTAAGAAAAAACTACGCTCAGGTTTTGGTGAATGCTTATAAAAACAAAGGTGTTCAGAATAAGGTAACATTCATTCTTTCATCAAAAGGTTTTGGTGAAGCGATGAGAAGAGTACAATATCTGAAACAGTATTCTGACTATCAAGACAAAAAAGCTGCAGAAATCACTAACGCAGCAGTTGAGCTGAAAAAATCTGTTGAGAAAAAGAGACGATCTGCAGTTGAAAAAGAGAATCTTTTAGTTAATCAGCAAAAAGATTTAACAACCATCAGTGTTGAGAGGAAGCAGAAAGAGCAGTTGGTCAATGAGTTTAAGAAAAACGAAAGCAAACTTGCTGGCGAATTAAAACAAAAGCAAACTCAGTCTAAAGCATTAGAAGGACAAATACGATCAATTATCGCTGAAGAAATTCGTAGAGCAAAAGCTGAAGAAGAATCTAGAAAAAAAGCTGAAGCAGAAAAAATACGTTTAGCAAAAATAGCTTCAGACCGAGAAAAAGCGAGAATTGATGCTGAGAACAAAGCAAAAGCTGAAGCTTTAGAGAGAGAAAGGAAATTAGCTGAAGCCGAAGCTAAAAAAGCAGCAGAATTTGCAGCAAAAAGAGCTGAAGATGAAAGAAAAAGAAATGAAGAAGCAGCAAAAAGTGAGGCAAGTGCTAAAGACGAAGCAAGAAAAATTGCCGCTAAAAAAGCATCAGATGATGCCGCTCTAAAATCAAGAGAAGCTGCAAATAAATTAGCTGCTGCAAGGGCTGCCGAAGCCGCATTAGAGAAAAAAACAGATGACGATAAAAAAGCTGCCGAGACCAAAGCGTTGACTAATTATGGTGTGTCTACATCAGCAGGAAATAACTTTGCAGCAAATAAAGGTAGATTGGCAATGCCTGCCTACGGTACAATTACCCACCGTTTTGGCAGACAACCTCACCCAGTATTTAAAAATATCGTGGAAGAAAATAACGGAATTAAAATTTCCGTAGCAAAAGGAACCAGCGCAAAAGCGATTTTCCCGGGAACAGTTTCCCAGATAATGCCAGCAGCGGATGGAACAAAAACAGTTTTGATAAAACACGGAGATTATTTCTCTATTTATTCAAATCTTAGCAGCAATACAGTTTCGAAAGGTCAGCAAGTTTCTGCAGGAACTACCTTAGGAACTGTTGCTCAGGATTTTGACGGATCTTTTACCTTAGATTTCCAAATCTGGAGAGGAGATACGCCAGTAGATCCGTTAGGTTGGGTTTCAAATTAA
- a CDS encoding FMN-dependent NADH-azoreductase, whose amino-acid sequence MKQILHIISSPRIEVSASRKLGSAVLEKIQEKYPDSKVKERDLTKNLVPLLEEVHINTFFTPAENRTPEQEAINQYSEGLIAELQEADIIVIESPMYNFSVPASLRAYFDFTSRAGYTFSYDENGPKGLLNNKKLYIALSSGNIYSEGPYQSYDSNVPYVKNVFGFYGVTDVSVFRAEGLSIPGIMENALEKGIESIVID is encoded by the coding sequence ATGAAACAAATTTTGCACATCATCTCAAGTCCGAGAATAGAAGTATCTGCAAGCAGAAAATTAGGAAGTGCTGTACTAGAAAAAATTCAGGAGAAATATCCTGACAGCAAAGTAAAAGAGCGTGATTTAACTAAAAATCTTGTTCCGCTTTTGGAGGAAGTACATATCAATACATTTTTTACGCCTGCGGAAAACAGAACTCCAGAACAGGAAGCTATCAACCAATATTCTGAAGGTTTAATTGCCGAACTGCAGGAAGCAGACATTATCGTAATCGAATCTCCAATGTATAATTTTTCAGTTCCAGCAAGTCTCAGAGCTTATTTTGATTTTACTTCAAGAGCAGGATATACTTTCAGTTATGATGAGAACGGGCCTAAAGGTTTGTTGAACAACAAAAAATTATACATCGCCCTTTCTTCCGGAAACATTTATTCAGAAGGACCTTACCAGAGTTATGATTCTAATGTTCCTTACGTGAAAAATGTTTTTGGCTTTTACGGCGTTACAGATGTGAGTGTTTTTCGGGCAGAAGGACTGTCCATTCCAGGAATTATGGAAAATGCTTTAGAAAAAGGAATTGAAAGTATTGTGATTGATTAA
- a CDS encoding aldo/keto reductase, producing the protein MKLNQVKLGSQGLIIPNIGLGCMGMTGFGDADMYGKTDEKEAIATIHRSLELGGNFLDTADLYGPFTNEQLIAKAIEGNRDQYILATKFGWEIDDNEQVTWKINGTKDYVKKSIERSLKYLKTDYIDLYYMHRLDKNVPVEETVGAMSDLVKEGKIGYIGLSEVSSETVKRAHAVHPISAVQSEYSLFERTVEEKGVIETLNDLGIGFVAYSPLGRGFLSGNIKTINDLPENDFRRAIPRFQGEQFQKNIELVEAIENLATEKQITSSQLALAWIISKGIVPIPGTKRRKYVEQNIEASKIVLNESDLQKLESIVPLGTDTGNPYDEFSMGLLDY; encoded by the coding sequence ATGAAATTGAATCAGGTAAAATTAGGAAGTCAGGGATTAATCATCCCCAATATCGGTTTGGGATGTATGGGAATGACAGGTTTCGGCGATGCAGATATGTACGGCAAAACGGATGAAAAAGAAGCCATCGCAACGATTCATCGCTCTTTGGAATTGGGCGGTAATTTTCTCGACACGGCAGATTTGTACGGACCATTTACGAACGAACAATTGATTGCAAAAGCGATTGAAGGTAATCGTGACCAATACATTCTTGCTACAAAATTCGGTTGGGAAATTGACGACAATGAACAGGTAACCTGGAAAATCAATGGTACTAAAGATTACGTAAAAAAATCTATTGAACGTTCGCTGAAATATCTAAAAACAGACTACATCGATCTTTATTATATGCATCGTCTCGATAAAAATGTTCCGGTTGAAGAAACTGTCGGAGCAATGAGTGATTTGGTAAAAGAAGGAAAAATTGGGTATATCGGTTTGTCTGAAGTTTCTTCTGAGACTGTGAAAAGAGCGCACGCCGTTCATCCGATTTCGGCAGTTCAGAGTGAATATTCTCTTTTTGAAAGAACGGTTGAGGAAAAAGGTGTAATCGAAACTTTGAATGATTTGGGAATTGGTTTTGTGGCGTATTCTCCGCTTGGACGAGGATTTTTGTCAGGGAATATTAAAACAATCAATGATTTGCCGGAAAATGATTTCCGAAGAGCGATTCCACGTTTTCAGGGAGAACAATTTCAAAAAAACATTGAATTGGTGGAAGCGATTGAAAATCTTGCCACAGAAAAACAAATCACTTCATCACAATTGGCCTTGGCGTGGATTATCAGCAAAGGAATTGTGCCGATTCCCGGAACGAAACGCAGAAAATATGTTGAGCAAAATATTGAAGCGAGCAAAATCGTTTTGAATGAATCTGACCTTCAGAAGCTGGAAAGTATTGTACCTTTGGGAACAGATACGGGTAATCCTTACGATGAATTCAGTATGGGGCTTTTGGATTATTAA
- a CDS encoding AraC family transcriptional regulator — translation MNTIQSISQFHKLLSLPEPRHPMVSVINLSESIFIEDEVWKGFTNRFYCVALKREATGKIRYGQQHYDYDKGVLSFTAPSQVQYLDVATMDCNSAGFLLIFHEDFLLKHPLATTISSYGFFSYAVNEALHLSEEEENDLIQILHKIDKECQHIDRHTQEIILSQIDLLLNYSQRFYERQFITRKNNNHQLLIKFEKFLNDYFDKESSEKGLLTVHQIAEAMNLSPNYLSDLLRIQTGQNTQQHIHEKLISKAKEKLSTTELSVSEIAYELGFEHSQSFSTLFKKKTKMSPLEFRQSFN, via the coding sequence ATGAACACGATACAATCTATTTCTCAGTTTCATAAATTACTGTCGCTTCCGGAACCTAGACATCCGATGGTGAGCGTCATCAATCTTTCTGAAAGTATTTTTATTGAAGATGAGGTCTGGAAAGGCTTTACCAACAGATTTTATTGTGTGGCTCTGAAAAGAGAGGCGACAGGAAAAATACGATACGGACAGCAACATTATGATTATGATAAAGGTGTTTTGAGTTTTACTGCGCCCAGCCAGGTTCAGTATTTGGATGTTGCGACGATGGATTGTAATTCGGCAGGTTTTTTATTGATTTTTCACGAAGATTTTCTGCTGAAACATCCTTTGGCGACGACCATTTCAAGCTACGGATTTTTCTCTTATGCCGTGAACGAAGCGTTGCATCTGTCTGAGGAAGAAGAAAATGATCTGATACAAATCCTTCATAAAATCGATAAAGAATGTCAGCATATTGACCGACATACACAGGAAATTATTTTGTCGCAGATCGATCTTTTACTTAATTATTCTCAGCGTTTTTATGAACGACAATTCATCACAAGAAAGAATAATAATCATCAGTTACTCATCAAATTCGAAAAATTCCTGAATGATTATTTTGACAAAGAATCTTCCGAAAAAGGACTTTTGACCGTTCATCAAATTGCTGAAGCGATGAATCTTTCGCCTAATTATTTAAGTGATTTATTAAGAATTCAAACCGGGCAAAATACACAGCAACATATTCACGAAAAGCTGATTAGCAAAGCGAAAGAGAAACTTTCGACAACGGAATTATCGGTAAGTGAAATTGCTTATGAATTAGGGTTTGAACATTCGCAATCGTTCAGTACGCTTTTCAAAAAGAAAACGAAAATGTCTCCATTGGAATTTCGGCAATCTTTTAATTGA
- a CDS encoding sugar phosphate nucleotidyltransferase, which yields MKIIVPMAGRGSRLRPHTLTVPKPLIPIAGKPIVQRLVEDIAKVAGEVIEEVAFIIGDFGDEVEKSLLQIAERLGAKGSIYHQEEALGTAHAIKCAEQSMTGNVVVAFADTLFRADFILDTNSDGVIWVKKVEDPSAFGVVKLDDYGFITDFIEKPQTFVSDLAIIGIYYFNSGEKLMSEINHIMDNDIKFGGEYQLTTALENLRQKGAKFTLGKVDDWMDCGNKNATVETNSKILAYEKEEMSQITASAIIENSLIIQPCFIGKNVKIMNSKIGPGVSVGNNTVIINSNIENSLIQENTKINHGNLSNSMIGNSAQYFGVSREISLGDYSVLDFLNKD from the coding sequence ATGAAAATAATTGTTCCTATGGCTGGGCGTGGTTCCAGATTGCGTCCACATACATTAACGGTTCCAAAACCATTAATTCCTATCGCAGGAAAACCTATCGTACAAAGATTGGTAGAAGACATTGCTAAAGTTGCAGGAGAGGTGATAGAAGAAGTTGCTTTCATTATCGGTGATTTTGGCGATGAAGTTGAAAAGTCTCTTCTTCAAATTGCTGAAAGATTAGGTGCGAAAGGAAGTATTTATCATCAGGAAGAAGCTTTGGGAACGGCTCATGCAATCAAATGCGCAGAGCAATCAATGACGGGAAATGTGGTTGTAGCTTTTGCGGACACCCTTTTCAGAGCAGATTTTATCTTAGATACCAATTCTGACGGTGTAATTTGGGTTAAAAAAGTAGAAGATCCTTCAGCTTTTGGAGTTGTAAAATTGGATGACTACGGTTTTATCACAGATTTTATTGAGAAACCTCAGACTTTCGTTTCAGACCTTGCCATCATTGGGATTTATTATTTCAACTCAGGAGAGAAATTGATGTCTGAAATTAATCACATCATGGATAATGACATCAAATTTGGTGGAGAATATCAGTTGACAACCGCATTGGAAAATCTTCGCCAAAAAGGTGCCAAATTCACCCTTGGAAAAGTAGATGACTGGATGGATTGTGGAAATAAAAATGCAACTGTAGAGACCAACAGTAAAATTTTGGCATACGAAAAAGAAGAAATGTCTCAAATCACAGCATCAGCAATAATTGAAAACTCTCTGATTATTCAACCTTGCTTTATCGGGAAAAATGTGAAGATTATGAATTCAAAAATTGGTCCCGGAGTTTCTGTAGGAAATAATACGGTAATTATTAATTCAAATATTGAAAATTCTCTGATTCAGGAAAACACAAAAATCAACCACGGAAACCTTTCAAACTCAATGATTGGAAATTCTGCACAGTATTTTGGGGTTTCAAGAGAAATTTCTTTGGGTGATTATTCTGTTTTGGATTTCCTAAATAAAGATTAA
- a CDS encoding DUF4254 domain-containing protein translates to MNFTDTAWEIFNKSIEDYHVLDNIETPINNTYPTDSLERILYAKNWIDTVQWHLEDIIRDENIDPVHALQLKRTIDASNQKRTDLVEYIDSWFLDKYKNITPKTDAKINTETPAWAVDRLSILSLKVYHMSLEAHRESASEEHRANCQTKLDVLLDQKQDLTTSISQLLTDIENGDVKMKVYKQMKMYNDESLNPILYQKEQK, encoded by the coding sequence ATGAATTTTACAGATACCGCTTGGGAAATCTTCAATAAATCAATTGAAGATTACCATGTTTTAGATAATATAGAAACTCCGATTAATAATACATATCCTACTGATAGTTTGGAACGAATTTTGTATGCTAAAAATTGGATTGATACCGTTCAATGGCATTTGGAAGATATTATCAGAGACGAAAACATAGATCCTGTACATGCACTTCAACTTAAAAGAACAATCGATGCTTCTAATCAGAAGAGAACAGATTTGGTTGAGTATATAGACAGTTGGTTTCTTGATAAATACAAAAATATTACTCCAAAAACTGATGCGAAAATAAATACTGAAACTCCAGCTTGGGCAGTTGACAGATTATCTATTCTTTCGTTAAAGGTTTACCACATGTCGTTGGAAGCTCATAGAGAATCGGCTTCGGAAGAGCATCGTGCAAATTGCCAGACAAAACTCGATGTACTTCTAGACCAGAAACAAGATTTAACTACTTCAATAAGTCAATTGCTTACTGATATTGAGAACGGTGATGTTAAGATGAAAGTGTACAAACAAATGAAAATGTACAACGATGAAAGCCTTAACCCAATCCTTTATCAAAAGGAGCAAAAATGA
- a CDS encoding DUF4292 domain-containing protein → MKKWITLLLATMVILSCKTKKNAMQNASENDSIKIENSEDKDKIDEGKNISDRLTFYENIYIHPKFDQIKINSKITADNIRVSPLDATIYIESDKKIWSNINFLFFNAARAIITPEGIKAVDKYNKNYIDSDFDYLNNLLNINFIDYKTLEKILLGRTFLLVSNRNSSITKNEDGYQLASIVNQKIVTNDVEREYKINMRYSNDYNLIYVKLQDVKSDDAVEIVYDEWETFDNNLKLPQSVKIIIKGSKTSQILLENTKFGFTKMETPYSVPANYKKIEIK, encoded by the coding sequence ATGAAAAAATGGATTACGTTATTGCTGGCAACAATGGTTATACTTTCATGTAAAACCAAGAAAAACGCTATGCAAAACGCTTCTGAAAATGACAGTATCAAAATAGAAAATTCAGAGGATAAAGACAAAATTGACGAAGGAAAAAACATTTCAGACCGATTGACTTTTTACGAAAACATTTATATACATCCAAAATTTGATCAGATTAAAATCAACAGTAAAATCACGGCAGATAACATCAGAGTAAGCCCTCTTGATGCTACGATTTATATTGAAAGTGATAAAAAAATATGGTCAAACATCAACTTCTTATTCTTCAATGCAGCAAGAGCAATCATCACGCCTGAAGGGATTAAAGCAGTTGACAAATACAATAAAAATTATATTGATTCTGATTTTGATTATTTAAATAATTTACTGAATATCAACTTCATCGATTACAAAACTTTAGAGAAAATCCTTTTGGGACGTACTTTTCTTTTGGTAAGTAACAGAAATTCAAGTATTACAAAAAATGAAGACGGATATCAATTGGCATCCATTGTAAATCAAAAGATTGTCACTAATGACGTTGAGCGTGAGTATAAAATCAATATGAGATATTCTAATGATTATAATTTAATTTACGTTAAATTGCAGGATGTGAAATCCGATGACGCAGTTGAAATCGTATATGATGAATGGGAGACTTTTGACAATAATCTCAAATTGCCGCAAAGTGTTAAAATAATTATAAAAGGTTCAAAAACAAGTCAGATTTTATTGGAAAACACGAAATTTGGCTTCACTAAAATGGAAACACCTTATTCAGTTCCAGCCAATTATAAGAAAATTGAGATTAAATGA
- a CDS encoding dihydroorotase, whose protein sequence is MKILIKNAQIVNENLVFQSDILIENDLISKISKNISEENVDQIIDASGKYLLPGIIDDQVHFREPGLTHKGDIETESKSAIAGGITSFIDQPNTVPNAVTQELLADKYEIGSQKAYANYGFMMGGTNDNLEEVLKTNPRNVPGIKLFLGSSTGNMLVDNPETLENIFSNTKMLIAVHCEDEATIRENTQKYLDEYGEDIPVKFHHLIRSEEACYKSSSKAVELAEKTGARLHVFHLSTAKEMELFRNDIPLKDKKITAEVCVHHLTFTNEDYDTKGGLIKWNPAVKTQKDKDGLWEAILDDRIDVIATDHAPHTWEEKQNVYTKCPSGAPLVQHSLVVMLENFRNGKITLEKIVEKMCHNPAILFRVEKRGFVREGYKADLVLVDLDKNWTVAKENILYKCGWSPLEGMNFNSKVTHTFVNGNLVYDNGKINEEKFGERLLFEVQE, encoded by the coding sequence ATGAAAATTCTAATAAAAAATGCCCAAATCGTTAATGAAAATCTGGTTTTCCAAAGTGATATTCTGATTGAAAATGATTTGATTTCTAAGATTTCGAAAAATATCTCTGAAGAAAATGTTGACCAAATTATTGATGCTTCCGGAAAATATCTTTTGCCTGGAATTATTGATGATCAAGTTCATTTCCGTGAACCAGGTTTGACGCATAAAGGTGACATAGAAACCGAATCAAAATCGGCAATTGCAGGTGGAATTACGAGTTTCATCGATCAGCCAAATACTGTTCCGAATGCCGTAACTCAGGAACTGTTGGCGGATAAATATGAAATTGGTTCTCAAAAAGCTTATGCGAATTACGGTTTTATGATGGGCGGAACGAATGATAATTTGGAGGAAGTTTTAAAAACAAATCCGAGAAATGTTCCCGGAATCAAATTGTTCCTAGGTTCATCTACAGGAAATATGTTGGTTGACAATCCTGAAACTTTGGAAAATATTTTCAGCAATACCAAAATGCTGATCGCTGTTCATTGTGAGGATGAAGCAACGATTAGAGAAAATACTCAAAAATATTTAGATGAATATGGTGAAGATATTCCTGTAAAATTCCATCATCTGATCAGAAGTGAGGAAGCTTGTTACAAATCTTCTTCAAAAGCGGTTGAATTGGCTGAAAAAACAGGAGCCAGACTTCACGTTTTTCATCTTTCAACAGCGAAGGAGATGGAACTTTTCCGAAATGATATTCCTTTAAAAGATAAAAAAATAACGGCAGAAGTCTGTGTACATCATTTGACTTTTACCAATGAGGATTACGATACCAAAGGCGGATTAATCAAATGGAATCCTGCGGTAAAAACGCAAAAAGATAAAGACGGACTTTGGGAAGCAATTTTGGACGACAGAATTGACGTCATTGCAACCGATCACGCACCTCACACCTGGGAAGAAAAACAAAATGTTTATACAAAATGTCCTTCGGGAGCACCTCTGGTTCAGCATTCTTTGGTCGTAATGCTAGAGAATTTCAGAAACGGAAAAATTACTTTAGAAAAAATCGTTGAGAAAATGTGCCATAATCCTGCGATTCTTTTCAGAGTTGAGAAGAGAGGTTTTGTGAGAGAAGGGTATAAAGCGGATTTAGTTTTGGTAGACTTGGATAAAAACTGGACAGTTGCCAAAGAGAATATTTTGTACAAATGTGGCTGGAGTCCGCTTGAAGGGATGAATTTCAATTCTAAAGTCACTCATACTTTTGTGAATGGAAACCTGGTTTACGACAACGGAAAAATCAATGAAGAAAAATTTGGGGAGCGTTTGCTTTTTGAAGTTCAGGAATAG
- a CDS encoding lipopolysaccharide biosynthesis protein, which produces MYKKLFGQTAVYGLSSVLVRIFPFLIAPIVTNAFGPSASSPFVDWYSIAGVITVFLTHGMETSFFRFAQEGDIDKKTLVSTTALSILGIGLIYLILGYVFRQELANAFETPDQVNYLVIFLFILSFDAFATIPSAVLRLEGKPVLYTISKVAGSLVYYFLIVFFIEWLPHYPNGILGLKYEPEIGVGYVFIANLVQSIITLAIVGKEFVNFSFKKFDFKLWKRIMSYSWPVMVAGLAGVINQTLDRQFLKYLLPKEEAKHQIGVYGGVYKIATFITVFRQAYQLGIEPYFFSSFKDKNNHKTYAVLMDVFVICNCLIYIGLMVNLQWISEKYLGNSLYFEGIEIIPFVMLGALFLGIYLNLSIWYKLSDQTRVGLYISLIGAAITMMINFTFIPKYGYWASAFAALITYTSMMVISYIWGRIQYPIHYNVKKIAVYLTLSIAISMVSFYYFRYNYFIGNGMFIFFIAFLIYNERTMINKILRKS; this is translated from the coding sequence TTGTACAAGAAATTATTTGGGCAAACTGCGGTGTACGGACTAAGTTCGGTTTTGGTGAGGATTTTTCCTTTCCTCATTGCACCCATCGTTACCAATGCATTCGGACCTTCCGCATCATCACCTTTCGTAGATTGGTATTCGATTGCGGGAGTCATCACGGTTTTTTTGACCCACGGAATGGAAACTTCTTTTTTCCGTTTTGCTCAAGAAGGTGATATTGATAAAAAAACTTTGGTTTCTACTACGGCACTGAGCATTTTGGGGATCGGTTTGATTTATCTTATTCTAGGATATGTTTTCAGGCAGGAACTTGCGAATGCTTTTGAAACTCCGGATCAGGTCAATTATCTTGTCATTTTTCTTTTCATTCTTTCTTTTGACGCTTTTGCAACGATACCCTCCGCAGTTTTAAGATTAGAAGGTAAACCTGTTTTATATACAATTTCAAAGGTTGCAGGATCACTGGTTTATTATTTTCTGATTGTATTTTTCATCGAATGGCTTCCTCATTACCCTAACGGAATTTTAGGTTTAAAATATGAACCTGAAATTGGTGTGGGATATGTTTTCATTGCCAATTTGGTACAAAGCATCATCACATTAGCGATTGTAGGAAAAGAATTCGTCAACTTTAGTTTTAAAAAGTTTGATTTTAAACTTTGGAAAAGAATCATGAGTTACTCATGGCCGGTAATGGTTGCGGGATTAGCAGGAGTGATTAACCAGACTTTAGACCGACAGTTTTTAAAATATTTACTTCCAAAAGAAGAAGCCAAACATCAGATTGGTGTTTACGGTGGAGTTTATAAAATAGCAACATTCATCACGGTTTTCCGACAGGCATATCAGTTGGGAATTGAACCTTATTTCTTTTCAAGTTTTAAAGATAAAAACAATCACAAAACCTACGCAGTTTTGATGGATGTATTTGTAATCTGCAATTGTCTCATCTACATCGGATTGATGGTGAATCTGCAATGGATTTCTGAAAAATACTTAGGAAATTCACTTTACTTTGAAGGTATTGAAATTATTCCTTTTGTAATGCTCGGAGCGTTATTTTTAGGAATATATCTTAATCTTTCGATTTGGTATAAATTATCTGACCAAACCAGAGTTGGTTTGTACATTTCTTTAATCGGAGCGGCAATTACGATGATGATCAACTTTACTTTCATTCCAAAATACGGATATTGGGCAAGTGCTTTTGCAGCACTGATTACCTATACAAGTATGATGGTTATTTCCTATATTTGGGGAAGAATTCAATATCCTATTCACTATAATGTTAAGAAAATAGCTGTCTATCTAACGCTTTCGATTGCAATTTCGATGGTCTCGTTTTATTATTTCCGATATAATTATTTTATAGGAAACGGAATGTTCATTTTCTTCATTGCATTCTTGATTTATAATGAAAGAACGATGATCAACAAAATACTTAGAAAATCATAA
- a CDS encoding twin-arginine translocase TatA/TatE family subunit, whose amino-acid sequence MYTLTILSLSWQHLLIVAIILLLLFGGKKIPELMKGLGSGIKEFKDSVKEDEKPVTKTENPTSNTTNNTSN is encoded by the coding sequence ATGTACACACTTACAATACTGTCATTATCTTGGCAACACCTATTGATCGTAGCGATCATACTTTTACTTCTATTTGGAGGAAAAAAAATTCCGGAATTAATGAAAGGTCTGGGTTCAGGAATAAAAGAGTTTAAAGATTCTGTGAAGGAAGATGAAAAACCAGTGACTAAAACTGAAAATCCTACTTCGAACACGACAAACAATACCAGCAATTAA
- a CDS encoding helix-turn-helix domain-containing protein produces the protein MENIIELEEPLTEINCQNHLSSVEDAIYVIGGKWKLKIIIALQEHGNIRFNELQRIVTGISARVLSNELKDLEINGFVKRIVHGEQTPVVVEYISTDYSKTLKTVIMALSEWGREHKNNLREDIFENK, from the coding sequence ATGGAAAATATTATTGAATTAGAAGAACCACTTACGGAAATAAATTGCCAAAATCATCTTTCATCGGTGGAAGATGCAATTTATGTCATTGGCGGAAAGTGGAAGCTTAAAATTATTATTGCTCTTCAGGAACACGGAAATATTCGGTTCAATGAGCTTCAGAGAATCGTTACCGGAATTTCGGCAAGGGTACTTTCGAACGAGTTGAAAGATCTGGAAATCAATGGTTTTGTAAAAAGAATCGTTCACGGCGAACAAACGCCTGTTGTTGTAGAATATATCTCAACTGATTACAGCAAGACTTTAAAAACTGTGATTATGGCACTTTCCGAGTGGGGAAGAGAGCATAAAAATAATTTGAGAGAAGACATTTTCGAAAATAAATAA